The following is a genomic window from Marinobacter sp. NP-4(2019).
CGCGAAAATCTCCGTCGGTAATCCGGATATTGCCGATATCCTGATTCTGCGTTCGCGGCAACTCTATGTGGTTGGCAAGCAGTTGGGGACGACCAACGTCACCTTGTGGGATAACAACAACCAGGTGGTCAGTGCGGTTGGTATCGAGGTCACTCATAACCTGGAAAGCCTGAAATCCAAGCTTCACCAGATCCTGCCCGATGAGGAGATCGAAGTCCGTTCCTCCCAGGATGCCATCATCCTGAGTGGCGAGGTCAGCAGTACCGCTCGGATGACAGCGGCCCTGGACCTGGCCCGCAGTTACCAGGGTGGTGAGGACGGCAAGGTTCTCAACATGATGCAGGTCGGGGGGGCGCAGCAGGTCATGCTGGAGGTCCAGGTGGCCGAAGTGTCCAGGGATTTCCTCAAGCGCATCGGCGCCAAGTTCGAGGCGATCAATGCCAACTCCCTGCTGACGATTGGGGCCGGTAATAACGGGACGGCGCTGGCACCCTCTGGCGCGTTTGTTCCCGGGGGTGGGTTTGACACCATAACGGGCGGTTTGCCCGCGACCCAGATCCTGCGTGAACCCATGACGTTCGAGAGCACCGGCCTGTTTGCAAGCTTCCTGGATGGGGACACCTTGTTTGATCTGGTGATTGACGCAGCCCAGGAAAACAACCTTGCCAAGGTTCTGGCCGAACCCACATTGACCACGCTTACCGGCCAGGAAGCCACCTTCCATGCAGGAGGGGAATTCCCGATTCCGGTTGGCAGCGGTCAGGATGACGGCATCAGAATCGAGTTCAAGGAATTTGGGGTCAGTCTCGGGTTCCTGCCCACGGTACTGGACTCCAACATGATCAGCCTCAAGCTCAACATCAAGGTCAGTGAGCTGAGTAACCAGAACTCCATTACCCTGGGTGTACCCGATACGTCTGCCACCTTCTTCATCAACGCTTTGACCAGCCGCAGCGCTTCTTCCACGGTGGAACTGGCCAACGGCCAGACCATCGGGGTGGCTGGGCTGATTAA
Proteins encoded in this region:
- a CDS encoding type II and III secretion system protein family protein is translated as MRIKARNVSLEGCLIGLALMCVLVFPSGTQAQVMLADGMDKQVVEVALNQSQTLYLEQPVAKISVGNPDIADILILRSRQLYVVGKQLGTTNVTLWDNNNQVVSAVGIEVTHNLESLKSKLHQILPDEEIEVRSSQDAIILSGEVSSTARMTAALDLARSYQGGEDGKVLNMMQVGGAQQVMLEVQVAEVSRDFLKRIGAKFEAINANSLLTIGAGNNGTALAPSGAFVPGGGFDTITGGLPATQILREPMTFESTGLFASFLDGDTLFDLVIDAAQENNLAKVLAEPTLTTLTGQEATFHAGGEFPIPVGSGQDDGIRIEFKEFGVSLGFLPTVLDSNMISLKLNIKVSELSNQNSITLGVPDTSATFFINALTSRSASSTVELANGQTIGVAGLINETLRERVDKFPGLGDLPVLGNLFRSQEFIKGKTELVILVTPHFARPVDRDQFTLPTDYFVEPSDLEFYLLGYTEGRREPGTGTKTVQKGSVKGQFGHEL